The nucleotide window TAGGGGCATAATCCTTTGTAATGTCGATGGGCTCCTTCGGGCCGTTGTGGGCCGTGAAAAGGAAGCCGTGGCTGCCGTCAAACGTGCTGAGCTTCAGATCAGCGCCATCCACTTGCCCGGCCAGGTAGCGGTAGTCGCCGGTCGTGGTCAGGAAAGTGCCCGTTACGTCGTTGCCGGTTTGCTTGAAGATGCCGACGGCTGGGTAGGTTTCCCCGTCGTCGCCCTTGAAGGTCACTTTCCAGTTACCCGCGAAGGAAATAGGCTTGCTGCCAGCGGCTACCGGAAATAGTTTTTGCTCGCCTTTACTGGCCGAAAACGCTACCCGGTACGGCTCCTTGCCGTCGTACTTCACCCAGGCACCTTTCAGCTTGTCGGCCCCGTCCTGGCGTACGACCAGTGCGGCGTCGAATACACCCAGGCGGATGGTGGTGGAGTCGCCGGCCGAGCTGATTTCGTCCAGCTTCAGGCGTTCCTCGCCGTTGCGTAGGGTTACTACGAGCTTGCCGCCGGCTTGGCTTACTTCAAACAAAAACGGAATTTTCTGGCCCTGGGCCGATAGCACGCCGCGCCACTTGCCGGTCGCAAGCTGAGGGGCAGTGCCGGTACCCGCCGAAGCGGTGGTGGTCGGGGTAGTGTTGGTGTCGGTAGTAGAGTTGGACTGGCAGGCCACAACAGCCAGCACGAGTCCGGCCCCGGTTACGGCTTTGCGAAACGAAAAGGCAACGGGCATAGTGAAAAGAAGAAGTTAGTTCGGGGCTAAACTACGGAGTAGGGTCGATAGTTTAGAAGATGCCGCCTCTCAGCCTGAGCGCAATGAAGGACTTGCTTAAAGCAGAGAAATTCGTTTATCGATCCTACGTAGCGCTTGCCAGGTTCTTCCCAGAGGTCGGGATGACCGCATGGCGGCCCACCCGACAACCCGCCCAAAATGTTGGGCGGCGCAACGGGCGGTACCTATATTTGCGTACCTGTTCTTAATAGGCACGTTCTCTCCATCTTTTTCCCTTTCGCATTATGGCGTTTGACTTAGAAATGATCAAGGCCGTGTACGCCAACATGGGTTCCCGCATTGAGGCGGCCCGTGCTGCCGTCGGCCGTCCGCTCACCCTGACGGAAAAAATCCTGTACGCTCACCTGTACGGCGGCTCTGTTTCGCAGGCATATGAGCGGGGCGTTTCCTACGTCGATTTTGCGCCCGACCGGGTAGCCATGCAGGACGCCACCGCTCAAATGGCACTGCTGCAGTTTATGCAGGCCGGCAAGCCCCAGGCCGCTGTGCCCAGCACCGTGCACTGCGACCATCTTATTCAGGCCAAAGAAGGCGCCGACGAGGATTTGGCCATTGCCAACTCCGAAAACAAGGAGGTATATGACTTCCTGGCTTCGGTTTCCAATAAATACGGTATCGGCTTCTGGAAGCCCGGTGCTGGTATCATTCACCAGGTAGTGCTCGAAAACTACGCCTTCCCCGGCGGTATGATGATCGGCACGGACTCGCACACCCCCAACGCCGGTGGCCTCGGCATGATTGCCATTGGCGTAGGCGGCGCCGACGCCGTGGACGTAATGGCCGGCATGGCCTGGGAGCTGAAGTTCCCGAAAGTAATCGGCGTGAAGCTGACCGGCTCCATGAGCGGCTGGACTTCGGCCAAAGACGTGATTCTGAAAGTAGCCGGCATCCTGACGGTAAAAGGCGGCACCGGCGCCATTGTGGAGTACTTCGGTGAGGGCGCTAATTCTCTCTCGGCTACCGGCAAAGGCACCATCTGCAACATGGGCGCCGAAATCGGGGCTACCACCTCGGTGTTCAGCTACGATGAGAAAATGGGCGACTACCTGCGCGGCACTGGCCGCGCCGAAATTGCCGACCTGGCCGCTGGCGTAGCTGCGCACCTGCGCGCCGACGACGACGTATACGCCAACCCCGAGGCATTCTACGATCAGCTCATCGAAATCAACCTTTCCGAGCTGGAGCCTTACGTGAACGGCCCGTTCACCCCGGACGCTGCCTGGCCGATTTCACAGTTTGCCGCCGCCGTGAAAGAGCACGGCTGGCCCGAGAAGCTGGAAGTAGGCCTGATTGGCTCCTGTACGAACTCCTCATACGAAGACATTACCCGCTCGGCTTCCATTGCCAAGCAGGCCGTGGAGAAAGGCATTACCGTGCAGGCCGAGTTTACCGTGACGCCCGGCTCGGAGCTGGTGCGCTACACCGTGGAGCGCGACGGGCTGCTCGACACCTTCGCCCAGATGGGCGGTGTGGTGCTGGCCAACGCCTGCGGTCCATGCATCGGGCAGTGGGCCCGTCATACCGACGACCCCAAGCGCCGCAACTCCATCATCACGAGCTTCAACCGCAACTTTGCCAAGCGCAACGACGGCAACCCCAACACCCACGCTTTCGTGGCCTCGCCCGAAATTGTGACGGCCTTCGCCATTGCCGGCGACCTGACCTTCAACCCCCTCACCGATACCCTAACCGGCAAAGATGGCCAGCAAGTGCGCTTCGACGAGCCCCAAGGCATTGAGCTTCCCCCGCGCGGCTTCGCCGTGGAGGATGCCGGTTTCCAGGCGCCCGCCGAAGATGGCTCGGGCGTGCAGGTGCTGGTAGCGGAAACCTCCGACCGTCTGCAGCTGCTCGACCCTTTCAAGCCCTGGGAAGGCACCGACCTGCACGGGTTGCGCCTGCTCATCAAGGCCCAGGGCAAGTGCACCACCGACCATATTTCGATGGCCGGCCCCTGGCTGAAGTACCGCGGCCACCTCGACAACATCTCCAATAACATGCTCATCGGGGCTACCAACGCCTTCAACGGCGAAGCCAACTCCGTGAAGGATGCCCTGACCTCGGGCACGCCCTACGGCACGGTGCCGCAGGTAGCCCGCAACCTCAAGGCCCAGGGCATTGGGTCCATTGTGGTAGGGGATGAAAACTACGGCGAAGGTTCGTCGCGGGAGCATGCTGCTATGGAGCCCCGCCACCTGGGTGTGCGCGCCGTGCTGGTTAAGTCGTTTGCCCGTATCCACGAAACCAACCTCAAGAAGCAGGGCATGCTGGCGCTGACCTTCGCCAACAAGGCCGACTACGACCTGATTGAGGAGGACGACACCTTCGACATCCTCGGTCTGACCTCCTTCACGCCTGGTCAGCCCCTGCAGATCCGCCTGCACCACGCCGACGGCGACACGGACCTCATCACGGTGAACCACACCTACAACGAGGGTCAGATTGAGTGGTTTAAAGCCGGCTCGGCTCTGAACCTGATTCGCCTGAAAGAGTCCGGCGAAGCGCAGTTGTCGCAGAAGTAATTTCTGCCGGCTTCAACTGGCAACTAAAACGGCCGCTTCTCCGGTAGGGGAGGCGGCCGTTTTTTGTTGGCAAAAGCTGCAACTTTCTGTTGCATGACAGGCTCACCCTAAGCGAGACATTTGCAACCAACTGTAGTATATGAAACACCTCTTTACCCTGGCACTAAGTGCGCTGACCAGCCTGGCTCTGCACAGCTGCATTCCCTGTGATGGCGACATGGAACCGTGCGCAAACATACCTATTCCAGTTACCAGCCTGGAAAAAGAATACGGCTGCACGAATACGCCCAGACAACTCAGCGTTGCTTTGTCACAGACGTACACTATCATCCGCTCTCAGGCTGAGTTCGAGCAGCAGGTAACCGGGGAGTGCCGCCCGCAGATTGACTTTACGAAGTATGACTTGGTAATTGGCAACCAAGGCTCAAGAGTGGTAGCTCCACCATTACTTACAGCTACCAGCGCGAGTGCGAAACGGGACAGCTACAGTTGTCAGTGTTGTTTACCCCTGGCATGACGAATGATGCCCCCATTCTAACCTATCACGCGCTGGTTCCCAAACTGGCTCCGACCGAAACGGTGTCGGTGCAGGTCAATATGAAGTAAAGCCTCAAATTCGCCCGGGCTCATTCAACTCTACTTGACAGATATAACGGCTGCTTCTTCAGTGGGGAGGCAGCCGTTTTTTATGGAATCTATTCAAAGCCGACATCAAGTAGCTGAGTATTCCATTCAATGTTATGATGAAGAGTTACCTAATGAGTTTTCTATTGCTTATCAGTGGGTTTTTGGGCATGGCTCAGGGCGTCGTACGGGGCGTGGTACGCTATAAGAAAAGCCCTGTAACATATGCAACAGTTATAGTTACCGGAACACATACGGGAGCCCCAACAGATGCTGAAGGAGCTTTTGCCGTAGAAATTGCGCAGGACACGGCTACGCTGCAGATTAGTGCAATAGGGTTCGTTTGGCAGAAAGTGAAAGTAGCTGCGGGCGACACGCTACAGGTACAGCTCAAAGAAGCTTGCATGTGGGATGATCATGTAAACTTCAACGTCTTACAAATTGGTCTTTCTGGCGGGGCAAAGTATACGCCGCTGGGAGGAAAATGCAGCTACAATAATTTCCCCTTCTTTAACAACCAGTATTCGGATGTGACACTTGAGTTGGCAGCCGAGTACCAAACAAACTGCCAGCGCACCAATCAAGTAGCGGAATTCGAGGCGGGGGTGGGCCATCTGATTGCCCCTTGCAACTGGCCCGCCTTCGGCGTTGCCTTGAGCTATGCGTTGGTAGAAACGCCCCAGTTTCAATTCGACCGCCGGATGCTGACTGTCAATTCGACCGGGTTTTATGTCGGTTACAACCAAGTTCCGGTGACGCTGGGTTTAGGCGCCGCTTCGTATCACCTAGAAAACACGCTAGCGGAAAGGTGGGGCATCGAAGCAGGTACCGGCTTCATAAAGCCGGGTGAAGTAGTAGATTTTGAACTGACAACTAAGCTGGCTTGGTGGCAGCACTACTGGCAATGGAATAGCACACTTACTATCAATAAACGGCCATTTTCGGCAGGTATTACTTATAAACAACTGGACCGGCTCTACCACGAAGTAGGTTTTCAGCTGAGTGTCAGCTTCAGGAACCCTAGGATTAGGTTTGGCTCTAAAACCGAAGAATAGATGAGTTGGGTTGTGCTTTTTCTGGCAATGAATAACTCATATCAGGCAGCAACAGACTGCAAACTACCTTTACTTTCCTCCTGAAATCTTATTGAAGCATTCCCTGTGTCTTTTCTCCGCGTATCTCACCTCAGCCTGCACGAAGCCACCCACCAAGCCCTGACGGACATCAGCTTTACGCTGGCGGAGGGCCAGCGGCTGGCGGTGGCCGGCGAAACCGGCGCCGGCAAAAGCACCTTGCTGCAAAGCATTGCCGGCCTGATTCAGCCTACAGGCGGAGAAATATGGCTGGAAGAGCGGCGCGTGAAAGGGCCGCAGGAGCAGTTGATGCCCGGGCATGACGGCATAGCCTACCTCTCGCAGCACTCCGAGCTGCCGAAGTTTCTGCGGGTAGAGCAGGTGCTGCGCTACGCCAGCACGTTGCTAGCCCCCGAAGCTCAGGCCCTGTACCACCTTTGCCGCATCGATCACCTCTTGATGCGTCGCACCGACCAGGTGTCGGGCGGGGAAAGGCAGCGCATAGCTCTGGCCCGGCTGCTGCTGGCCCGTCCACGCCTGCTGCTGCTGGATGAGCCCTTCTCCAACCTCGACCGGGGCCACAAGCAGCAGCTCCAGGCCGTGCTCCACGACGTCACCACGCAGCTGGGCCTCACTACCATTCTCGTTTCTCACGACCCGCACGATACCCTGTCCTGGGCCGACGAGCTGCTGGTGCTGGAAAAAGGCGTGCTGGTGCAGCAGGCCGCTCCCGAAACCATTTACCGGCGGCCGGTGAGTGAGTACGTAGCGGGTCTTTTCGGGGAGTATAACCTGCTGCCCGCCGCCGCTGCCCGCCGCCTCACCGACCGACCGGCCCGGCGCGGCCGCCAGCTGCTGGTGCGCCCTGAGCAGCTGCAGTTGGCAGAAGTAGGAACACCCGCAGTGGTGCAGGAAGTACGTTTTTACGGCAGCTACTACGAAGTCCGGCTTACAGTGGCCGGGCAGCCGGTGCGGCTGCGCACTCCGCAGGCAGGCCTGCAAGCAGGCCAAACGGTAGCGGTGGCGCTGGTGCCCGGGGCGGCGTGGTACGTGTAGGGAAAAGGGCGTTGCTAATCGGGTCAGGAATTCATTATGTTGGTAGCGAGGATAGGTACCCGATGAGCTATTACCTGATACTAGACGGATGTGTCCAATGATAAAATATTGCGTGTGGTTGGTGGGGC belongs to Hymenobacter sp. J193 and includes:
- a CDS encoding TlpA disulfide reductase family protein — encoded protein: MPVAFSFRKAVTGAGLVLAVVACQSNSTTDTNTTPTTTASAGTGTAPQLATGKWRGVLSAQGQKIPFLFEVSQAGGKLVVTLRNGEERLKLDEISSAGDSTTIRLGVFDAALVVRQDGADKLKGAWVKYDGKEPYRVAFSASKGEQKLFPVAAGSKPISFAGNWKVTFKGDDGETYPAVGIFKQTGNDVTGTFLTTTGDYRYLAGQVDGADLKLSTFDGSHGFLFTAHNGPKEPIDITKDYAPNTLFGEFYSGKNGHETWTATPDPNAKLPDANALTGMKPGQKRLDFKFPNIYEGGSISPTDPKYKGKVVVVQILGSWCPNCMDESNFLAPWYEKNKQRGVEIIGLGYERTADQKVASQKLLKMKERMNIGYDIAVAGQASAAEASKSLPQLAKVLAFPTTIFLDKKGEVRKIHTGFSGPGTGKYYEQEKVEFNKTIDQLLAE
- a CDS encoding carboxypeptidase-like regulatory domain-containing protein, whose protein sequence is MMKSYLMSFLLLISGFLGMAQGVVRGVVRYKKSPVTYATVIVTGTHTGAPTDAEGAFAVEIAQDTATLQISAIGFVWQKVKVAAGDTLQVQLKEACMWDDHVNFNVLQIGLSGGAKYTPLGGKCSYNNFPFFNNQYSDVTLELAAEYQTNCQRTNQVAEFEAGVGHLIAPCNWPAFGVALSYALVETPQFQFDRRMLTVNSTGFYVGYNQVPVTLGLGAASYHLENTLAERWGIEAGTGFIKPGEVVDFELTTKLAWWQHYWQWNSTLTINKRPFSAGITYKQLDRLYHEVGFQLSVSFRNPRIRFGSKTEE
- a CDS encoding aconitate hydratase, whose amino-acid sequence is MAFDLEMIKAVYANMGSRIEAARAAVGRPLTLTEKILYAHLYGGSVSQAYERGVSYVDFAPDRVAMQDATAQMALLQFMQAGKPQAAVPSTVHCDHLIQAKEGADEDLAIANSENKEVYDFLASVSNKYGIGFWKPGAGIIHQVVLENYAFPGGMMIGTDSHTPNAGGLGMIAIGVGGADAVDVMAGMAWELKFPKVIGVKLTGSMSGWTSAKDVILKVAGILTVKGGTGAIVEYFGEGANSLSATGKGTICNMGAEIGATTSVFSYDEKMGDYLRGTGRAEIADLAAGVAAHLRADDDVYANPEAFYDQLIEINLSELEPYVNGPFTPDAAWPISQFAAAVKEHGWPEKLEVGLIGSCTNSSYEDITRSASIAKQAVEKGITVQAEFTVTPGSELVRYTVERDGLLDTFAQMGGVVLANACGPCIGQWARHTDDPKRRNSIITSFNRNFAKRNDGNPNTHAFVASPEIVTAFAIAGDLTFNPLTDTLTGKDGQQVRFDEPQGIELPPRGFAVEDAGFQAPAEDGSGVQVLVAETSDRLQLLDPFKPWEGTDLHGLRLLIKAQGKCTTDHISMAGPWLKYRGHLDNISNNMLIGATNAFNGEANSVKDALTSGTPYGTVPQVARNLKAQGIGSIVVGDENYGEGSSREHAAMEPRHLGVRAVLVKSFARIHETNLKKQGMLALTFANKADYDLIEEDDTFDILGLTSFTPGQPLQIRLHHADGDTDLITVNHTYNEGQIEWFKAGSALNLIRLKESGEAQLSQK
- a CDS encoding ABC transporter ATP-binding protein; its protein translation is MSFLRVSHLSLHEATHQALTDISFTLAEGQRLAVAGETGAGKSTLLQSIAGLIQPTGGEIWLEERRVKGPQEQLMPGHDGIAYLSQHSELPKFLRVEQVLRYASTLLAPEAQALYHLCRIDHLLMRRTDQVSGGERQRIALARLLLARPRLLLLDEPFSNLDRGHKQQLQAVLHDVTTQLGLTTILVSHDPHDTLSWADELLVLEKGVLVQQAAPETIYRRPVSEYVAGLFGEYNLLPAAAARRLTDRPARRGRQLLVRPEQLQLAEVGTPAVVQEVRFYGSYYEVRLTVAGQPVRLRTPQAGLQAGQTVAVALVPGAAWYV